One genomic region from Glaciimonas sp. PAMC28666 encodes:
- the ruvX gene encoding Holliday junction resolvase RuvX: METILGFDFGLKRVGVAVGNTMMKQAQPLTIISAISNDGKFDQIAALIREWQPARCIVGLPLHPDGADHEMSVRCRRFANQLHGRYGVATILVDERYSSAVIAHQRGELIDDRAAAIILQQYFDDWTE; the protein is encoded by the coding sequence ATGGAAACCATCCTGGGATTTGACTTTGGTCTGAAGCGCGTAGGCGTTGCGGTTGGCAACACCATGATGAAGCAGGCACAACCATTAACCATTATCAGTGCGATTAGTAACGATGGCAAGTTTGATCAAATCGCCGCACTGATACGGGAGTGGCAACCTGCGCGTTGTATTGTGGGCTTGCCGTTGCATCCGGATGGCGCAGATCACGAGATGAGCGTACGCTGCCGTCGTTTTGCCAATCAACTACATGGTCGCTATGGTGTCGCCACCATACTGGTCGACGAGCGCTATTCGTCGGCTGTGATTGCGCATCAGCGCGGAGAGTTGATTGACGACCGCGCTGCGGCGATCATATTGCAGCAATACTTTGATGATTGGACTGAATGA
- a CDS encoding YqgE/AlgH family protein, with amino-acid sequence MDLTNHFLIAMPTMLDPVFGGSVVYLCEHNANGALGVVINKPTDMTMDVLFERIDLTLEIAPQHTHPVAYSDTRAKFGDSMSTRPVMFGGPVQVERGFVLHSALKTYSSTLKVTDQIAMTTSKDVLEEVAHGNGPTQIMVSLGCSGWDAGQLEGEIARNGWLTVAADPAIIFDLPIEQRFFAALKLLGIDPYMLTGESGRA; translated from the coding sequence ATGGACCTCACCAATCATTTTTTGATTGCTATGCCGACGATGCTGGACCCGGTGTTTGGGGGCAGTGTGGTTTATCTGTGCGAACATAATGCCAACGGCGCGCTCGGTGTTGTCATTAACAAGCCCACCGACATGACGATGGATGTCTTGTTTGAGCGCATTGATCTGACACTTGAAATCGCACCGCAGCATACCCATCCCGTCGCTTATTCCGATACCAGAGCCAAGTTTGGTGACAGCATGTCCACGCGTCCGGTCATGTTTGGCGGTCCGGTGCAGGTGGAGCGCGGGTTTGTGCTGCATTCTGCCCTGAAAACCTACTCATCGACCCTGAAAGTCACAGATCAGATCGCGATGACGACCTCTAAGGACGTGCTCGAAGAGGTTGCGCATGGCAATGGACCGACCCAGATAATGGTCAGCCTTGGTTGCTCCGGCTGGGACGCAGGTCAATTGGAGGGAGAAATCGCGCGAAATGGCTGGCTGACCGTTGCAGCAGATCCCGCGATTATTTTCGATCTGCCAATTGAACAGCGTTTTTTTGCGGCCTTAAAATTACTCGGTATCGATCCCTATATGCTCACTGGAGAGTCGGGCCGTGCTTGA
- a CDS encoding deoxyribodipyrimidine photo-lyase, whose translation MPEFDKSLVWFRRDLRVFDNAALHHALKNSQAVFCVFVFDTDILQPLRDAGLKADRRVEFIHASIVALEAELRELGGGLIVRHGSALTEIPALARQLKVSAVFANRDYEPQAVARDNTVKDALTANGCTWNVYKDQVIFETDEILSLSVKPFSVFTPYKNAWMKRLAAADGEFFLKPYPISSYATHFAAVPQKQAGPIPSLSELGFEPTNLSALKIPTGTSGADQLLKDFMPRIGDYGVARDFPAVKGPSYLSVHLRFGTISIRTLARSAYQAIRQGIEGSGAAVWLSELVWRDFYFMILHHHPHVAQRAFKSDYDAIQWESGASANAAFQAWCDGRTGYPLVDAAMLQINQTGYMHNRLRMVVASFLIKDLGIDWRWGEAYFAARLNDFDLSANNGGWQWAASSGCDAQPYFRIFNPITQSEKFDSEGKFIRRYLPRLAKLSNKSIHAPWLIDTDTLLAAGITLGVDYPRPLVQHDEARKQTLARYAVVKKVTAE comes from the coding sequence ATGCCCGAATTTGACAAGTCTCTGGTCTGGTTTCGTCGCGATTTGCGCGTTTTCGATAATGCCGCGTTACACCACGCCCTGAAGAATAGTCAGGCCGTCTTTTGTGTATTCGTATTTGACACAGATATTCTGCAACCTTTGCGCGACGCAGGCCTGAAGGCTGATCGTAGGGTTGAGTTTATTCACGCCAGCATCGTTGCGCTAGAAGCAGAACTCCGAGAATTGGGCGGTGGCTTGATCGTCCGTCACGGGTCAGCATTAACAGAGATTCCTGCCCTGGCGCGCCAACTTAAGGTGTCCGCTGTATTTGCCAATCGAGATTATGAACCACAGGCCGTCGCGCGAGATAACACCGTAAAAGACGCGTTGACCGCAAATGGTTGCACCTGGAACGTTTACAAAGACCAGGTGATTTTTGAAACCGATGAGATATTGTCGCTTTCCGTCAAACCTTTTTCGGTATTTACGCCCTACAAAAATGCCTGGATGAAACGACTTGCCGCTGCGGACGGGGAGTTCTTCCTCAAGCCTTATCCGATATCGTCCTACGCTACCCACTTCGCCGCCGTACCGCAAAAGCAAGCGGGGCCGATCCCTTCTCTGTCCGAATTGGGATTTGAGCCTACCAACCTCAGTGCGCTTAAAATTCCTACAGGAACTTCCGGGGCCGACCAATTGCTGAAGGACTTCATGCCTCGCATTGGAGATTATGGTGTGGCGCGAGATTTTCCTGCAGTAAAAGGCCCCTCGTATCTGTCGGTGCACTTACGCTTTGGAACAATTTCTATCCGAACACTGGCGCGGAGTGCCTACCAGGCCATACGCCAGGGAATCGAAGGAAGCGGCGCGGCAGTATGGCTATCAGAACTTGTGTGGCGCGATTTTTATTTTATGATACTGCACCACCATCCGCATGTTGCGCAACGCGCCTTTAAATCGGATTACGATGCCATTCAATGGGAAAGCGGCGCTTCTGCGAACGCCGCTTTCCAGGCATGGTGCGATGGCCGTACCGGCTATCCGCTGGTCGATGCTGCCATGCTGCAGATTAACCAAACCGGGTACATGCATAACCGTCTGCGCATGGTAGTAGCGTCATTTTTAATCAAAGACCTCGGCATCGACTGGCGCTGGGGCGAAGCCTATTTTGCTGCGCGCCTGAACGACTTTGACCTGTCAGCAAACAATGGCGGCTGGCAATGGGCCGCATCATCGGGCTGCGATGCGCAACCCTATTTCCGCATATTTAATCCAATTACCCAATCGGAAAAATTTGACAGCGAAGGCAAGTTCATTCGCCGCTATCTTCCCCGATTGGCCAAACTCAGCAATAAATCCATCCACGCTCCGTGGTTGATTGACACTGATACATTGCTCGCCGCCGGGATAACACTAGGTGTCGATTATCCGAGGCCCTTAGTTCAGCATGATGAGGCCCGAAAACAAACCCTTGCGCGTTACGCAGTGGTAAAAAAGGTCACCGCAGAATAG
- the pyrR gene encoding bifunctional pyr operon transcriptional regulator/uracil phosphoribosyltransferase PyrR, which yields MTIANSPSSPPSITSRYDAEALYRVLEAQVIAGLADADKIAVVGIYSGGAWLAERLVNALHLTDKDRLGFVDVSFYRDDFAEKGLRADIKPTHISFDVNGATILLVDDVLYTGRTTRAAINELFDYGRPAKIMLAALVDRGGRELPIAADFVAKAVTLLAGESLELDRAENGELSLTVHHNA from the coding sequence ATGACGATAGCTAACTCACCATCTTCACCTCCTTCAATCACCTCGCGATACGATGCGGAAGCGTTATATAGGGTATTAGAAGCACAGGTCATTGCCGGCTTGGCCGACGCCGATAAAATCGCCGTGGTCGGAATCTATTCTGGCGGAGCCTGGTTGGCGGAACGGTTAGTGAACGCGTTGCACCTGACGGATAAGGACCGACTGGGATTTGTGGATGTGTCATTTTACCGGGATGATTTTGCCGAAAAGGGACTGCGCGCCGATATCAAGCCAACGCACATTTCCTTCGACGTTAATGGCGCCACCATTTTGCTGGTCGATGACGTGCTTTACACCGGGCGCACTACGCGCGCCGCTATTAACGAATTATTTGACTACGGTCGGCCGGCAAAAATTATGTTGGCGGCTCTGGTTGACCGGGGCGGCCGTGAATTACCGATTGCCGCAGATTTTGTCGCCAAAGCCGTCACATTGCTGGCTGGCGAGTCGCTGGAACTTGACCGCGCCGAAAATGGCGAACTTTCTTTGACTGTGCATCACAATGCTTAA